The following is a genomic window from Manihot esculenta cultivar AM560-2 chromosome 9, M.esculenta_v8, whole genome shotgun sequence.
TCTGAGGATCCAAGGACTCAAAATTTGCTTCATCCACAACTCCACACACAGATCCTACGAGAATTTGATCAGCAGGCAACTCCATGGAGTGTTCTAAAGAAGTTTCCACTTCTGATTGATGAGAGGTAGTTGAACACACAGCATCTTCACTAgtatcaatagaatgcctcaAGTTTGCTTGTTCTGTTGATTCCAAATCCAGTTTCCTTACTTCTGGAGATGGAACAGTATCATCACTGATATATGAGCAGTGCTGTGTTTGATTAGCTATGGCCGACTCATGAACATGTTCAAGCACGTCTACATTGGAATGGTCATCAGAGACTAATTCATATGGACTGGAGTTCAAAACTGTAGGAGCAACTTCCCTTTGTTCCTCTGATTCAGGACAATATTCTGGAAAAGCTCCCACATTAATGTCAAATCCTTTCTGATGCGCACCCTCGCTAAAGTCCAATCCTTTCTGATGTGCACCCTCATTTCCAGTTTGAGATTCTTGAATATGTGGAAGATTACTGGATGAAGAGACAACCAAATCTGAAGAAAGGTTATTAGCCTCATTAACATCATCATTAGCCCCAATGGTGACAGTAACACTACCAGGAGATGCGCCCACATCATCTTTTAAGTTTACATGCTCATCAGGAATTTGTTTATCTGAATAATTAGCTGGATGCTCGAAAGGGACAGAATCTCCGCGCATTACATCCAACTTGCTCGCAGGTTCACCTATTTCCTCACCATCATCAGCCCCAGAAGTTTCTTCAAGACTCATCTCTTTAGAATATGTTATTCCTACTTCATTCAAGTCATATTCAATCCGTGACACATCAATTGCTATATCCGAGCATTGATGATCCACAATGCTATCAACCTCTGGAGTTTCCGCAATACCCCTTAAATTTTCAGAGTTAGCTCCTGCAACGACATCAACAACTTCAGAATCTATGCGAACAGGGTTTACCATGCCTGAACTTTCGGACGCTAGTGTGACGCCTAAATCCACATCAACTTCTGGCAAAATTGAGCAAGGTATCTGCTCTGTTGATGGAAAAATAACTGCATGTGGAGAGTCAATTTTTCCTTCAACCAAAATTACACCATCAATTCCATCTGCACAATCTGTTTGAAGCACTTCTTTCACAGAGACATCAGATTCTTTCTTCTCCATATCTGCCATGTCCGAAGTATGTAAAACAATATTGGGACCTTCATGATCCGAATCTTCCACAAGACAACCTTCAGAAGAAACTGTAAGTAAATGATCATGCGCTCCATGTGGAGGAACATCAGATATAAGTATGGAAGAATCAAGTAAACTGGACACATTATCGTCAATTTCTGGTGACTTGGGACTAATTTTAATGTAGGAGGATATTTCATCTGATTTGGTATCCACCACAACTGAATTTGCAACAGGGACTGAAAGTAGAAGCAAATTATCCGAATCTGATGGACACAAACTACGAGCTGCTTCTCCAGCGCTAGGAATTGTGTCTTCCTCAATGCACTTCTCATTTGCCATGACAAGCTCACTAGATTGATTTCCTAGAGTCTCCATATCAACAGATGGAGGGTCAAATGGTGAATCTAGAATCCCTGCTTGAACAGATGAAGGGAATATGTTCACTACCCCTTCAATGTCCGATGGTATGTTCTCAGCAAAATTGCTAACAGAATCAGAGTAGGAAAAACTAGATTGCCCTTTCTTAAATGAATCTCTTCCATCATCAGACATAGAGTAGTTCCCCAATGACTGAGAATCAGAAGAATTAGCTTGTACGTCTAGATGTTCCTCAATTGCATCAGAATCTGCCCTATGTTCTCCAACCTTTAAGAACACCTGCTCAGTTTTAAGTTTGTACTCATTATCTGTTTCCAATTCTGACTCCATGGTAGTAAGAGCATCCATGTAGTTATCCACCTCACTAATCAAGTCATCAGAATGATCCCCATCAAGACTTGCCTCTGTTCTCTCCTCTGCATCAACTGCTAATTCACTTTCAGTTGCCACCTTATGAATGACATATGGAGATTCATCTGCCTCACCACCAGCAACGGGATCAGGGACCTTCACGATTTCTCTATTAATAGCCTCCCCATTCAATTCATGACCATGAGGTTTTACTGCAACTTGTGGTGAAGTAGGAGATAAACACGTGCTTTCCTTTCCTTCTGATGACTTTTTAACAGGACTTACAGTAATTATCTCAACTATCTCAAGCCCTGAGTCATCAGAATTATCCAAGATCAATTGCAATGGCAGTGGATTAACAGGAACCTCGTGAACTACTTTATGCTCTGGTGAAGGAGTCCCTAGGAATTTCTCCATGTAACTTTTTCCCGATTTCAGATCAAATGGAGATCCATCTAGCTGCCTTCTCTTCAATTTCACAAGACGTGCAGGGTCAGAATGACCATTCTCAACCCGCTCCTCCAAAAATAACTGATGCAATCTGTAGTATTTGACAGTAATTTATGTCACCAATCTACCACTACAGAACTTAGCAACTTAAGCAAGAACAATTTAATGCACAAACATAGCAGAAAAGCCTCACTTGGCATGTGATGTTGGCACTTCAGGGGTTTCTCCATTTCTCCAACGCGATCCTTTCTTCTGTCAAAGATACAGGATCAAATTACATCTCAAGCATTAGTCGGAAACAAGTTGGACCATACAAGACCATAAATAAGTGAATTTATGATAGTACTCTCACCAGCATAGCATAGCTAGCTGGGAAAAAAACCTCAAAAAATACTCCCCTATTCTTCATCAAAAGCTGAAGAATGAGTTGCCATCCCAAAAATTGAAAACTCGTAGCTTTCTGAGTTCTAATTTTGTTTAATAAAACAGATTGCTCAAACTTCTAAGTGTGAAGCCTCCTCTAACTTTATTGATCAACACTCACATAGAGACTACATTATATCTGATATCCTTACAAATATTTACAGCTAAAAATTCACATGAAAATTTCTTAAAGACCCCTTAAATATAAAAGCTAACTTTTAATAGAGTATGTTGAGTGTTGACAATCacaaataactaaaaatatattCTTGAAATAAAGTTTACCCACagtagaaaagttttaaatggtGATTCTGAGGTTAAACTTAGGAGTTCTCCTAAAAGGCTATGCCTGGCCTAATAATCATATTCATAGACATCTAAAAAGGGGTAAAATAAACAAAGATTAAATCAGAAGTATAAGTAACATCATACTGAATTGTCAGTCAGATTGCAAATTGATCCCAAAGCAACAAAATGATCAGAAGGAAGACATAGTCTTTCTATCATAACCTCAGGCTTTTGCATTAAAATAAAGTTAGAAGACAACTATCTAATGCAATATAGAATGAAGTATTATTAAAAGTACTATTTATCTGTTAAAACTATAATCATGGTGGCAAATGATTATAATGATCACTTTCACAAAATTCTCTACTAATGCTCTCCAAGTCAATCTAACCAACTGCACAGATATGCAGACAGAGGCCGTAGGCCATTGCTCAACCAGAATCCTTAGAGAAGGCCTACATAGATCATGGACAAATATTAGCATGAATGTGTGCACACCACCATTTTCCATGCTATATGTTTGTATTTTTCACTATATACCTTCACTTTTCGGATTTTCTTCTCTCTTTGAACATCCAATGCTGGTACTCCAAAGGATGTTGCTTCAACTTTAACAAATGATGGATCAGTATAACGCTTCAAACATGCTCCAGCACCCGCAACATCAAACCTATCAGAATCCCGAGAAGCATAACTCATTAGCTTTTACTACAGAATGAATACTTCCAAGCTGAAGATCAAAATTGGGGGGAAGGACCATAATATTCATACTTGTCCAAAAGGAATAACCGTGGTGGACCCCGACATTCTTCATAAGAATCCCTTACAAAACGAGGTAAGTCTCCACGAGTGATCAGATTCTGTTCCATGCGCAAATTAGGATGCCAGTCAACGCCTACAAAACGAATTGCATTTAAATAACAATTGCCTTTATAAAGGTTTTGGATATAAGAACCCTAAAATTTCCGGAAAACAAACCATCTATAGAAAAACTAGGTGCAGTATATGAGATTTATAAAGCTTGTTGCATAAAGGGAATAAGGTAATTCTATAGGATTATGGTCAAAACAACTAATGTCGTATGCAAGTGAATATTGGGCATCTAAGATACAACATATTGCACAAGATGAGTATGGCAAAAACGTGGATGTTAAGATAGATGTCTAGTAACATGATAATGGATTAGAAATGACACATTGTCAAAGAATGCACGTAGCATATCCAACATAGCGAGCCAAATGCCCCAATAGCGCCAGTACAAAAGTGTGATAAGTTAGTAGGGATGGAATGGGAAAGGAGAGGGGAAGGGGAAGATGACAAGGGGAAAAGTAGTATCAAGAGATTTACATGTC
Proteins encoded in this region:
- the LOC110621859 gene encoding protein SCAR2; amino-acid sequence: MPLSRYQLRNEYGLADPELYRAADKDDPEALLEGVAMAGLVGVLRQLGDLAEFAAEVFHDLHEEVMATASRGHGLMARVQQLEAEFPSIERAFLSQTDHSPFFTNAGVDWHPNLRMEQNLITRGDLPRFVRDSYEECRGPPRLFLLDKFDVAGAGACLKRYTDPSFVKVEATSFGVPALDVQREKKIRKVKKKGSRWRNGETPEVPTSHAKLHQLFLEERVENGHSDPARLVKLKRRQLDGSPFDLKSGKSYMEKFLGTPSPEHKVVHEVPVNPLPLQLILDNSDDSGLEIVEIITVSPVKKSSEGKESTCLSPTSPQVAVKPHGHELNGEAINREIVKVPDPVAGGEADESPYVIHKVATESELAVDAEERTEASLDGDHSDDLISEVDNYMDALTTMESELETDNEYKLKTEQVFLKVGEHRADSDAIEEHLDVQANSSDSQSLGNYSMSDDGRDSFKKGQSSFSYSDSVSNFAENIPSDIEGVVNIFPSSVQAGILDSPFDPPSVDMETLGNQSSELVMANEKCIEEDTIPSAGEAARSLCPSDSDNLLLLSVPVANSVVVDTKSDEISSYIKISPKSPEIDDNVSSLLDSSILISDVPPHGAHDHLLTVSSEGCLVEDSDHEGPNIVLHTSDMADMEKKESDVSVKEVLQTDCADGIDGVILVEGKIDSPHAVIFPSTEQIPCSILPEVDVDLGVTLASESSGMVNPVRIDSEVVDVVAGANSENLRGIAETPEVDSIVDHQCSDIAIDVSRIEYDLNEVGITYSKEMSLEETSGADDGEEIGEPASKLDVMRGDSVPFEHPANYSDKQIPDEHVNLKDDVGASPGSVTVTIGANDDVNEANNLSSDLVVSSSSNLPHIQESQTGNEGAHQKGLDFSEGAHQKGFDINVGAFPEYCPESEEQREVAPTVLNSSPYELVSDDHSNVDVLEHVHESAIANQTQHCSYISDDTVPSPEVRKLDLESTEQANLRHSIDTSEDAVCSTTSHQSEVETSLEHSMELPADQILVGSVCGVVDEANFESLDPQSTSPCHLPGSGLPSEPLLELQSDQLDKGYLQADEASPKTSDLQSEQMQTVSNIDKKRWPIASPEQDATSSLELQIPPAGQELNDTMSRRNPFDSVFPSFCALPENLEEVPPLPPLPPMQWRLGKVQPAPLASHREWIDHGVDTLLPTQSSAADGKIRFDSLSSGTEIMQPPNTFSNNICADIQNPRHMSTEPVENSLMPTPLSLEMPAVVCNANCLAFSLERQQSLNPFLASPEIINDRPEDGSLASAGRPIESSSNLSSPVVDVEYILNEHDPLPSRGLEIKPSNRLTSELILEAKEPEHSLQNSEEEERDSHDKSVSPPIMLKDQQHDSVTLHGETTWAPSTLAFPPIYEVGKPNGSKLPRPRNPLIDAVAAHDKSKLRKASERVRPQIAPKVDERDLLLEQIRTKSFNLKPTAAMRPSIQGIQNPKTNLNVAAILEKANAIRQALAGSDEDDDTDSWSDS